In Leptospira harrisiae, one genomic interval encodes:
- a CDS encoding response regulator — protein MVPSSIDQLIQEVESQVTDVSKDGKVYKIVMVDDIKSISSSMKRELTFVARKLDNVKLSIVDIQDPEIAYEYLQKSRPDLLISDVKMPYLTGDKLVEAVKKLYPDLPVIVVTGFATKENILSVYKSDKNSIILSKPWEPERLVGAVNQMLGTNFQWND, from the coding sequence ATGGTTCCGAGTAGCATAGACCAATTGATACAAGAGGTAGAGTCTCAGGTAACTGACGTGTCAAAAGACGGGAAAGTTTATAAAATAGTTATGGTTGATGATATAAAATCGATTTCATCTTCCATGAAACGAGAGTTAACCTTTGTTGCGCGTAAATTAGACAATGTAAAATTATCTATTGTTGATATCCAGGATCCAGAAATTGCATATGAATACCTGCAAAAGAGTAGACCTGATCTGCTTATTTCTGATGTTAAGATGCCGTACTTAACTGGTGACAAATTAGTTGAGGCAGTTAAAAAACTTTATCCTGATTTGCCTGTGATTGTCGTCACTGGTTTCGCCACTAAGGAAAACATTCTTTCTGTTTATAAATCAGATAAAAACAGCATCATTTTGTCAAAACCATGGGAACCAGAGCGACTCGTTGGTGCGGTGAACCAAATGTTGGGAACGAACTTTCAGTGGAATGATTGA